The following are encoded in a window of Natronoarchaeum philippinense genomic DNA:
- a CDS encoding DUF5811 family protein — protein MNGNTPYAGSPGITQAGKRAAADLPELTGEQKRALRRDVSQIAARTREYLPDEYVVDADVSQAAGGPRATVAVQPPVGHPVSAGFSPESEDLESESVIDDEDRSEVARGLAASAALQVKQAVQNDVTPTAR, from the coding sequence ATGAACGGAAATACGCCGTACGCAGGGTCTCCCGGCATCACGCAGGCCGGCAAGCGCGCCGCCGCCGACCTGCCCGAACTCACTGGCGAGCAAAAGCGCGCGCTCCGCCGGGACGTGTCGCAGATCGCCGCCCGGACCCGGGAGTACCTGCCCGACGAGTACGTCGTCGACGCCGACGTAAGTCAGGCCGCCGGCGGCCCTCGCGCAACCGTCGCCGTCCAGCCGCCGGTCGGCCATCCCGTCAGCGCCGGCTTCTCGCCCGAGAGCGAGGATCTCGAGTCCGAGTCCGTGATCGACGACGAAGACCGCAGCGAGGTCGCCCGCGGACTCGCCGCCAGCGCCGCCTTGCAGGTCAAACAGGCCGTGCAGAACGACGTGACGCCGACAGCGCGGTAG
- a CDS encoding Lrp/AsnC family transcriptional regulator — translation MDDLDREILDVLRRDARTPYTEIAEQVGTSEGTVRNRVDRMTDEGVIDRFTVSTRTGNVKAMLEVSVAVDVDTTAVSERMAEWQLVDFVWQVSGEEDVVLVVDAADTQALNELITRARELEDVVSTKTRLILDEQR, via the coding sequence ATGGACGACCTCGACCGAGAGATCCTCGACGTGTTGCGGCGTGACGCCCGAACGCCGTACACCGAGATCGCCGAGCAGGTCGGCACCTCCGAGGGAACGGTGCGGAACCGCGTCGATCGAATGACCGACGAGGGCGTCATCGACCGCTTTACCGTCTCGACGCGCACGGGCAACGTCAAGGCGATGCTGGAAGTCAGCGTAGCCGTCGACGTCGACACGACGGCGGTTTCCGAGCGGATGGCCGAGTGGCAGTTGGTCGATTTCGTCTGGCAGGTCAGCGGCGAGGAAGACGTCGTGCTGGTCGTCGACGCCGCCGACACGCAGGCGCTCAACGAACTCATCACTAGAGCCCGCGAACTCGAAGACGTCGTGAGCACGAAGACCCGACTCATTCTCGACGAACAGCGCTGA
- the carA gene encoding glutamine-hydrolyzing carbamoyl-phosphate synthase small subunit has translation MEAYVALEGGHVVEARGRVSGSTRGELVFTTAYTGYEESLTDPSYEEQVLTFSYPLIGNYGVREERFESERVHPNAVVARELTDEVVEWLDEEDTPAVDHLDTRDLVTDIREGGAMKCGIAVGEDVTEQDALDELDACKGMSEHTEIGEQVSVDEHEHHEGDGGVDASVTLIDCGAKGSIVDSLNARGADVDVLPYDATVEDVESYDTDVLFISNGPGDPANFEPTIELVDHYVGEVPLAGICLGQQIVAEALGGTTAKMDFGHRGVNQPVMDTRTKQVVMTTQNHGYTVDEPGEKLNVTQFNVNDDTPEGLENDELDIITRQYHPEANPGPNDSLDFFDDVLGMTDSSQTAVPADD, from the coding sequence ATGGAAGCCTACGTAGCGCTCGAGGGCGGCCACGTGGTCGAAGCACGCGGCCGTGTCTCCGGTAGCACACGCGGCGAGCTAGTTTTCACAACAGCGTATACGGGATACGAGGAGAGCCTCACCGACCCCTCCTACGAGGAGCAGGTCCTGACCTTTTCCTACCCGCTGATCGGCAACTACGGCGTCCGGGAAGAGCGCTTCGAGTCCGAGCGCGTCCACCCCAACGCCGTCGTCGCCCGCGAACTCACCGACGAGGTCGTCGAGTGGCTCGACGAGGAGGATACGCCCGCAGTTGACCACCTCGACACCCGCGACCTCGTGACCGACATCCGAGAGGGCGGCGCGATGAAGTGTGGTATCGCCGTCGGCGAGGACGTCACCGAGCAGGACGCGCTCGACGAACTCGACGCCTGTAAGGGCATGAGCGAGCACACCGAGATCGGCGAGCAGGTCAGCGTCGACGAGCACGAACACCACGAGGGCGACGGCGGCGTCGACGCCTCGGTCACGCTGATCGATTGTGGCGCGAAGGGCTCGATCGTCGACTCGCTCAACGCCCGCGGCGCTGATGTCGACGTGCTTCCCTACGACGCCACCGTCGAGGATGTCGAATCCTACGACACCGACGTGCTCTTCATCTCCAACGGCCCCGGCGACCCCGCCAACTTCGAGCCGACGATCGAGCTGGTCGACCACTACGTCGGCGAGGTTCCCCTCGCAGGCATCTGTCTCGGCCAGCAGATCGTCGCCGAGGCGCTGGGCGGCACGACCGCCAAGATGGACTTCGGTCACCGCGGCGTCAACCAGCCCGTCATGGACACCCGGACGAAGCAGGTCGTCATGACGACCCAGAACCACGGTTACACCGTCGACGAACCCGGCGAGAAGCTGAACGTCACGCAGTTCAACGTCAACGACGACACGCCCGAAGGCCTCGAAAACGACGAACTCGACATCATCACGCGCCAGTACCACCCCGAGGCCAACCCCGGCCCGAACGACTCGCTCGACTTCTTCGACGACGTGCTCGGCATGACCGATTCGAGCCAGACGGCCGTCCCGGCCGACGACTGA
- a CDS encoding CBS domain-containing protein → MPVGNLGPREVVTIGQDAPLRELTETLDSAGVGSAVVTEDGAPIGIVTDRDAALAIHAHDDVASAPVEAVMTADPATISEDAEVIEIARRIDEHNVRRFPVVDDSGDLTGIVTLDDLVSTIGEQLDDVADTIEAQSPEYSP, encoded by the coding sequence ATGCCTGTCGGCAACCTCGGTCCCAGAGAGGTGGTAACGATCGGTCAGGACGCACCACTGCGAGAACTGACCGAAACCCTCGACTCGGCCGGCGTCGGCTCTGCGGTCGTCACCGAGGACGGCGCTCCGATCGGCATCGTCACCGACCGCGACGCCGCGCTTGCGATCCACGCGCACGACGACGTGGCGTCGGCCCCCGTCGAGGCAGTGATGACGGCAGACCCGGCGACGATCTCCGAGGACGCGGAAGTGATCGAGATCGCCCGGAGGATCGACGAGCACAACGTGCGCCGGTTCCCGGTCGTCGACGACAGCGGCGATCTGACCGGCATCGTGACGCTCGACGACCTCGTCTCGACGATCGGCGAACAACTCGACGACGTGGCCGATACGATCGAAGCGCAGTCTCCGGAGTACAGCCCCTGA
- a CDS encoding FAD-dependent oxidoreductase has product MSRGDADIDAKREVVIVGGGPAGCGAGVFAARYGLDTVVFDRGKAALPRCAYLENYPGFPGGIDIETFRGLLHTHVEEVGGELRPELVESVERAGSDRFVVETDEGRRVETEYVIAAAWYDGSYLRGLDEPTMFEEHEHHGEVEEQFDPDYADEDGRTPIEGLYVASPAGHRSAQAVVAAGNGAHVARCLLEDHRLAQGYPEGVAPEYDWLRQDAEFTGEWADRDRWREWFENEAGDDHGLDDDRLEELRETYIDRAFETRLTDAEIEARSDSGVERLVEELGAERVLDAVDDATIREYASETVESDAE; this is encoded by the coding sequence ATGAGCCGGGGCGACGCCGACATCGACGCGAAACGAGAGGTCGTGATCGTCGGCGGCGGACCGGCCGGCTGTGGCGCCGGCGTGTTCGCCGCCCGGTACGGCCTCGATACCGTGGTGTTCGACCGCGGGAAGGCGGCACTGCCGCGGTGTGCGTACCTCGAAAACTACCCGGGCTTTCCCGGCGGCATCGACATCGAGACGTTCCGGGGCCTGTTGCACACCCACGTCGAGGAGGTAGGCGGGGAGCTTCGCCCGGAACTGGTCGAGTCCGTCGAACGCGCCGGGAGTGACCGGTTCGTCGTCGAGACCGACGAAGGACGCCGCGTCGAGACCGAGTACGTGATCGCGGCGGCGTGGTACGACGGCTCGTACCTCCGGGGGCTCGACGAGCCGACGATGTTCGAAGAGCACGAGCACCACGGCGAGGTCGAAGAACAGTTCGATCCCGACTACGCCGACGAGGACGGCCGGACGCCGATCGAGGGACTGTACGTCGCCTCGCCGGCGGGACATCGAAGCGCGCAGGCGGTCGTCGCCGCCGGCAACGGCGCCCACGTCGCGCGCTGCCTGCTCGAAGACCACCGCCTCGCACAGGGGTATCCCGAGGGCGTCGCGCCGGAGTACGACTGGCTCCGGCAGGACGCCGAGTTCACCGGCGAGTGGGCCGATCGGGACCGCTGGCGCGAGTGGTTCGAGAACGAGGCCGGCGACGACCACGGTCTCGACGACGACCGACTCGAAGAGCTGCGGGAAACCTACATCGACCGGGCGTTCGAGACGCGACTGACCGACGCCGAGATCGAGGCGCGATCGGACAGCGGCGTCGAGCGACTGGTCGAGGAACTCGGGGCCGAGCGCGTGCTCGACGCCGTCGACGACGCTACGATCCGCGAGTACGCGAGCGAAACGGTCGAGAGCGACGCCGAGTGA
- a CDS encoding ABC transporter substrate-binding protein, with protein MDKCPATTRRNVLTTAAAAAVGGMAGCTTYGGTTDGDTDGTYSATIEPVGTVEFEEVPETWFPYTGDYADMGVALGQADGLAAIGIRQRFGSHHYDELPGVSVDKSELTQLWQDGTDQEVFYQIEADVHLIDPNFMINRLQWSQSDVDEIESGVGPFFGNTIFSGSYPWHDYQRYTLYEAFEKVAEVFQEQERYEAFAQLHDEFLSTIQPRLPDETPSVAVLFPKSVPPEAFYPYVINEGTQSKHWNDLNVERALAESEVADFHASRGTIDYETLLEVDPDVIAIRQQGRVTEEQFHEDFVSHMRNHDTASELRAVQNDRVIYGGMTYQGPIINLFQTERAAQDLYPDEFGGETLFDRERVADIVNGNL; from the coding sequence ATGGATAAGTGCCCCGCTACGACGAGACGAAACGTACTGACGACCGCCGCGGCCGCCGCAGTCGGCGGGATGGCTGGCTGTACGACCTACGGCGGTACGACTGACGGCGATACGGACGGCACGTACTCGGCGACGATCGAACCGGTCGGCACCGTCGAGTTCGAAGAGGTGCCGGAGACGTGGTTCCCTTACACTGGCGATTACGCTGACATGGGCGTCGCCCTCGGACAGGCCGACGGCCTCGCCGCGATCGGCATCCGACAGCGGTTCGGCTCGCACCACTACGACGAGCTCCCCGGTGTCTCGGTCGACAAGAGCGAGCTTACCCAGCTCTGGCAGGACGGCACCGATCAGGAAGTGTTCTACCAGATCGAAGCCGACGTGCACCTGATCGATCCGAACTTCATGATCAACCGGCTGCAGTGGTCCCAGAGCGACGTGGACGAGATCGAATCCGGCGTCGGACCGTTTTTCGGCAACACGATCTTCTCGGGGAGCTACCCGTGGCACGACTACCAGCGATACACGCTGTACGAAGCCTTCGAGAAGGTCGCGGAAGTGTTCCAAGAACAGGAGCGCTACGAGGCGTTCGCACAGCTACACGACGAGTTTCTCTCGACGATCCAGCCGCGGCTTCCCGACGAGACGCCGAGCGTCGCGGTGCTGTTCCCGAAGTCGGTCCCACCGGAGGCGTTCTACCCCTACGTTATCAACGAGGGCACCCAGTCCAAGCACTGGAACGACCTGAACGTCGAGCGCGCGCTGGCCGAAAGCGAGGTTGCCGACTTTCACGCGAGCCGCGGGACGATCGACTACGAGACGCTGCTGGAAGTCGACCCGGACGTGATCGCCATTCGCCAGCAGGGCCGCGTCACCGAGGAGCAATTCCACGAGGATTTCGTCTCGCACATGCGTAATCACGACACCGCGAGCGAGTTGCGGGCGGTCCAGAACGACCGCGTCATCTACGGCGGCATGACCTATCAGGGCCCGATTATCAACCTGTTCCAGACCGAGCGAGCCGCACAGGATCTCTATCCCGACGAGTTCGGCGGCGAAACACTGTTCGACCGCGAGCGCGTGGCCGACATCGTGAACGGAAATCTATGA
- a CDS encoding ABC transporter substrate-binding protein encodes MTDSFTANRRNVLKTMGAVAGAGAVAGCTTYGDSNDDTEGAYSVTMEPVGTVEFDEVPETWYANNGSWADMGIALGQQPPEGVWLPSRYHTQYYDEIPGVSVDKSDMTALYQDGVSEEQFYDPKADVNVIDPNFLMNRFKGWSQEKIDRVANQSGPFFGNSIFSTGYDWHEDYPYLSLYEAFGKLAELFQQQERYDAFVDLHEQFQSNVEEIVPSESERPSVAIMWAGAADATSFSPYLIGEGTSFKQWRDLGVRDAFDETSVRDFHDNRGSVDYETLLEIDPDVLLFRGHENQTREEFQNGLVAQMESDDTAQKLTAVQNGDVYRGGPLYQGPITNLVVTERAAEQVYGVEASLFDAERVAEIVDGDL; translated from the coding sequence ATGACCGACTCGTTCACTGCGAACCGACGAAACGTACTCAAGACGATGGGCGCCGTCGCCGGTGCTGGGGCAGTGGCCGGCTGTACGACCTACGGCGACTCGAACGACGATACGGAGGGCGCGTACTCCGTGACGATGGAACCAGTCGGCACTGTCGAGTTCGACGAGGTGCCAGAGACGTGGTACGCGAACAACGGAAGCTGGGCGGACATGGGAATCGCGCTCGGCCAGCAGCCGCCGGAAGGCGTCTGGCTGCCCTCACGGTACCACACGCAGTACTACGACGAGATCCCCGGCGTGAGCGTCGACAAGAGCGACATGACGGCGCTGTATCAGGACGGCGTCAGCGAAGAGCAGTTCTACGACCCTAAGGCCGACGTGAACGTCATCGACCCCAACTTCCTGATGAACCGGTTCAAGGGCTGGTCACAGGAGAAGATCGACCGCGTTGCAAACCAGTCCGGACCCTTCTTCGGCAACAGCATCTTCTCGACGGGCTACGACTGGCACGAGGACTACCCCTACCTGTCGCTGTACGAGGCGTTCGGCAAGCTCGCCGAGCTGTTCCAACAGCAAGAGCGCTACGACGCCTTCGTCGACCTCCACGAGCAGTTCCAGTCCAACGTCGAGGAAATCGTGCCCAGCGAGAGCGAGCGACCGTCCGTGGCGATCATGTGGGCGGGCGCAGCCGACGCCACGTCGTTCTCGCCGTACCTGATCGGCGAGGGGACGAGCTTCAAGCAGTGGCGAGATCTGGGCGTGCGCGACGCCTTCGACGAAACCAGCGTCCGCGACTTCCACGACAACCGCGGGAGCGTCGACTACGAAACGCTGCTGGAGATCGACCCGGACGTACTCTTGTTCCGCGGTCACGAGAACCAGACGCGTGAGGAGTTCCAAAACGGGCTCGTCGCCCAGATGGAGAGCGACGACACCGCCCAGAAACTGACCGCCGTCCAGAACGGCGATGTCTACCGCGGCGGGCCGCTGTATCAGGGTCCGATCACGAACCTCGTGGTGACCGAGCGCGCCGCCGAGCAGGTCTACGGCGTCGAAGCGTCGCTGTTCGACGCCGAGCGGGTCGCCGAGATCGTCGACGGCGACCTCTAA
- a CDS encoding ABC transporter ATP-binding protein, translated as MGRANVDEADDRITDGDGTVVDSALVGDDLELSYPTSDGTVVDCARLDIPEGEVTALVGPNGSGKSTLLKALSDRLDPDEGVVRIRGQDLDSFDKKELARELGVLSQENDSLDSITVEDLTYHGRYPHRGFFDSVTEDDREAVERALDLAGVEHLRDAELGQLSGGQKQLAWIAMVLAQDTDVLLLDEPTTFLDLYHQFRVLETVRQLNERKDVTVAVVLHDIAQAARFADYLVAMCDGELYDWGPPEDVVTEQLLADVFGVEATVEHEPELQVLPHRALPDGHR; from the coding sequence ATGGGACGCGCAAACGTCGACGAGGCCGACGATCGCATCACCGACGGCGACGGCACCGTCGTCGACAGCGCGCTCGTCGGGGACGATCTGGAGTTGAGCTATCCGACCAGCGACGGCACCGTCGTCGACTGCGCGCGCCTCGACATTCCCGAGGGCGAGGTGACGGCGCTGGTCGGCCCGAACGGGAGCGGCAAGAGCACGCTGTTGAAGGCGCTGTCGGACCGGCTCGACCCCGACGAGGGCGTAGTCCGCATCCGCGGCCAAGACCTCGACTCGTTCGACAAGAAGGAACTGGCCCGAGAGCTGGGCGTGCTTTCCCAAGAGAACGACTCGCTCGACAGCATCACCGTCGAGGATCTGACCTACCACGGGCGCTATCCCCACCGGGGCTTTTTCGACAGCGTCACCGAGGATGACCGCGAGGCCGTCGAGCGAGCGCTCGATCTGGCGGGGGTCGAACACCTGCGCGACGCCGAACTCGGGCAGTTGAGCGGCGGCCAGAAGCAACTCGCGTGGATTGCGATGGTGCTCGCACAGGACACCGACGTGCTGTTGCTCGACGAGCCGACGACGTTTCTGGACCTGTATCACCAGTTTCGGGTGCTCGAAACCGTTCGCCAGCTCAACGAGCGCAAGGACGTTACCGTGGCGGTCGTGCTCCACGACATCGCCCAAGCCGCCCGGTTCGCCGACTATCTCGTGGCGATGTGCGACGGCGAACTGTACGACTGGGGGCCGCCCGAAGACGTCGTGACCGAGCAACTGCTCGCGGACGTCTTCGGCGTCGAGGCGACCGTCGAACACGAGCCCGAGCTACAGGTTCTCCCCCACCGGGCGCTGCCGGACGGTCACCGGTAA
- a CDS encoding FecCD family ABC transporter permease, whose amino-acid sequence MGESQTTTSHSTPGRHQRWFTPTLAVFCFACTAITVLAGLVQVTFGTYTMTALQAWSAVFDPRVVFNLNAWNAFLLGGELPQMSTESVVVWNIRLPRVFVGIIAGAALAVSGAIFQAVTRNELASPFILGVSSGAGFAVLLTLVVFSGLAPFLPFFAAIGGAAAFLLVYAIAWKGGTSPVRLVLAGVIVNMVFQSLQRALMFFANDLGVVQTAIAWTTGSLTGTGWEQVRIALLPTAFAIVVALAGARQLNVLLLGEQTAQSLGMRVERVRFFLSGIAILAASAAISVAGIVGFFGLVVPHIVRNVVGSDYRQLMVGCVFAGPALMVAADVGARLALAPTQMPVGVVTGLIGGPYFLYLMRKQQSMGEL is encoded by the coding sequence ATGGGCGAATCACAGACGACTACATCTCACTCTACTCCCGGCCGACACCAGCGCTGGTTCACACCGACGCTGGCGGTGTTTTGCTTCGCGTGTACCGCGATCACGGTGCTCGCGGGGCTCGTGCAGGTCACGTTCGGGACGTACACGATGACGGCACTGCAGGCGTGGTCCGCGGTGTTCGATCCGCGAGTCGTGTTCAACCTGAACGCGTGGAACGCCTTCTTGCTCGGCGGCGAACTACCCCAGATGAGCACCGAGAGCGTCGTCGTCTGGAACATTCGGCTGCCCCGCGTGTTCGTCGGGATTATCGCCGGCGCCGCGCTGGCGGTCTCTGGGGCGATCTTTCAGGCGGTGACGCGCAACGAGCTGGCCAGCCCCTTCATCCTCGGCGTGAGTTCGGGCGCCGGCTTCGCGGTGTTGCTGACGCTCGTGGTGTTCAGCGGGCTGGCCCCTTTCCTGCCGTTCTTCGCGGCGATCGGCGGCGCGGCGGCGTTCCTGCTCGTCTACGCCATCGCGTGGAAAGGCGGGACGAGCCCGGTTCGGCTCGTGCTCGCGGGCGTGATCGTCAACATGGTGTTTCAGTCGCTCCAGCGCGCGCTGATGTTTTTCGCCAACGATCTGGGCGTCGTCCAGACCGCGATCGCGTGGACGACGGGGTCGCTCACGGGCACCGGTTGGGAACAGGTCCGGATCGCGCTCCTGCCGACGGCGTTTGCGATCGTCGTCGCGCTGGCCGGCGCCCGGCAGTTGAACGTGCTGTTGCTGGGCGAGCAGACCGCCCAGTCGCTGGGAATGCGCGTCGAGCGCGTTCGGTTTTTCCTCTCGGGGATCGCCATCCTCGCGGCCAGCGCCGCCATCTCGGTGGCCGGCATCGTCGGCTTCTTCGGGCTGGTCGTGCCCCACATCGTCCGCAACGTCGTCGGCAGCGACTACCGACAGCTGATGGTCGGGTGCGTGTTCGCCGGCCCGGCGCTGATGGTCGCCGCGGACGTGGGCGCGCGCCTCGCGCTGGCGCCGACGCAGATGCCCGTCGGCGTCGTCACGGGGCTGATCGGCGGCCCCTACTTCCTGTATCTGATGCGGAAACAGCAATCCATGGGTGAGCTCTGA
- a CDS encoding ABC transporter substrate-binding protein gives MTNEQGLSRRDLLRASAVVSVAGAVASGTSSIQRSRPPKDTETDRSAAYAVSMEPVGTVEFDAVPEQWLAYSPGYADMGVALGVADGLAAVGDRQRYRTDVYEELPGVGFEDRPAALDGKAGQIDQGSFRDIDADVHLMDPNRLVYESTFEFNAAAAQEIDAEVGPFVGNAIDSRNQSWHGYRYYTLYEAFEKVAVVFQQQERYEAFAALHDEWLAELQAEMPSASDRPDALLVRPVGKDTFAPLRIADRGTSTKQWRDLGVGDALADVGADELPTGDDGTIGYRTIERIDPDVLLVRGTERYSREEFVERVLDTMRSHEAGQTITAVQDGRVFRGGPSHQGPITNLFATERAVHAIYPDAFDGPLFDRGRVADIVTGQT, from the coding sequence GTGACGAACGAGCAGGGTCTGAGCCGGCGGGACCTCCTGCGCGCGAGTGCCGTCGTCTCCGTCGCTGGCGCGGTAGCCAGCGGGACCAGTTCGATCCAGCGCTCGCGGCCACCCAAGGACACGGAAACCGATCGTTCGGCCGCCTACGCGGTGTCGATGGAACCGGTCGGTACCGTCGAGTTCGACGCCGTTCCCGAGCAGTGGCTCGCCTATTCGCCGGGATACGCCGACATGGGCGTCGCGCTGGGCGTCGCCGACGGACTCGCGGCCGTCGGAGACCGCCAGCGATACCGGACCGACGTGTACGAGGAACTGCCCGGCGTCGGCTTCGAGGACCGCCCGGCGGCCCTCGACGGGAAAGCGGGTCAGATCGACCAAGGATCGTTCCGCGATATCGACGCCGACGTACATCTGATGGACCCGAACCGACTCGTCTACGAGTCGACGTTCGAGTTCAACGCCGCGGCCGCTCAGGAGATTGACGCCGAGGTCGGACCGTTCGTCGGAAACGCGATCGACAGCCGAAATCAGAGCTGGCACGGCTACCGGTACTACACGCTGTACGAAGCCTTCGAGAAGGTCGCGGTGGTGTTCCAACAGCAAGAGCGCTACGAGGCGTTCGCCGCGTTGCACGACGAGTGGCTCGCCGAACTGCAGGCCGAGATGCCGTCGGCCAGCGACCGCCCGGACGCCTTGCTCGTGCGCCCAGTGGGGAAAGACACGTTTGCGCCGTTGCGGATCGCCGACCGCGGGACGAGCACGAAACAGTGGCGCGACCTCGGCGTCGGCGACGCGCTCGCCGACGTAGGGGCCGACGAGCTACCGACCGGCGACGACGGCACGATCGGCTACCGGACGATCGAGCGCATCGATCCCGACGTGCTTCTCGTCCGGGGGACGGAGCGGTACTCCCGCGAAGAGTTCGTCGAGCGCGTCCTCGACACGATGCGATCCCACGAGGCCGGCCAGACGATCACTGCCGTCCAAGACGGCCGAGTGTTTCGGGGCGGGCCGAGCCACCAAGGGCCGATCACCAACCTGTTTGCGACCGAACGTGCCGTCCACGCGATCTATCCGGACGCCTTCGACGGGCCGCTGTTCGACCGCGGCCGCGTCGCCGATATCGTCACTGGCCAAACCTGA
- a CDS encoding DUF4382 domain-containing protein yields the protein MTRHRSDADGRSDEHSLPRRAVLAAGGAAGATLVAGCTGMTGNADDGNETGAFQLLVTDLPADIGDFDSLEVTLDRARVFKGSEDGSSDESGDEAGENDSDDATNTSDAEAANGSETESGGSEDDGGDGADAEGNAPESGGGDRAFFWLDLEGETVDLTQVVGDKAVSVFEGELETGTYSKVELHAADIEGIVDGEQVDVKLPSGKLQIVHEFEVQSDESVEFVFDIHVVKKGNGGYNLRPVVSGSGVNGADVDVEEIDPENSEASSGANESSTDGGANESDAETGGDQSGSGTGGDQSDTSEQ from the coding sequence ATGACACGACACCGATCTGACGCCGACGGACGCTCCGACGAGCACAGCCTCCCGCGCCGTGCGGTGCTGGCGGCCGGCGGCGCAGCGGGCGCCACGCTGGTGGCCGGTTGTACCGGCATGACCGGGAACGCAGACGATGGCAACGAGACCGGTGCGTTCCAGTTGCTCGTGACGGACCTTCCCGCCGACATCGGCGACTTCGACTCGCTCGAGGTGACACTCGATAGAGCGCGCGTGTTCAAAGGCTCCGAAGACGGAAGCAGCGACGAGAGTGGCGACGAAGCGGGCGAGAACGATAGCGACGATGCGACGAACACGTCGGATGCCGAGGCGGCAAACGGGAGCGAAACGGAAAGCGGTGGGTCGGAGGACGACGGCGGCGACGGCGCCGACGCGGAGGGCAACGCACCCGAGAGCGGCGGCGGCGACCGCGCGTTCTTCTGGCTCGATCTGGAGGGCGAAACCGTCGACCTGACGCAGGTCGTCGGCGACAAAGCGGTGTCGGTATTCGAAGGCGAACTGGAGACCGGCACCTACTCCAAGGTCGAACTCCACGCGGCCGACATCGAGGGAATCGTCGACGGCGAGCAGGTCGACGTGAAACTGCCCAGCGGAAAGCTACAGATCGTCCACGAGTTCGAGGTGCAGTCCGACGAGTCCGTCGAGTTCGTGTTCGACATCCACGTCGTCAAGAAAGGCAACGGCGGCTACAACCTCCGACCCGTCGTCTCCGGTAGCGGCGTCAACGGCGCGGACGTCGACGTCGAGGAGATCGATCCGGAGAACAGCGAAGCGAGTTCCGGCGCCAACGAGAGTAGTACAGACGGCGGGGCAAACGAGAGCGACGCGGAAACCGGCGGTGACCAGAGCGGCTCGGGGACCGGTGGCGACCAGAGCGATACCAGCGAACAGTAG